Part of the Paludisphaera borealis genome, CGCCGACGATCCGGCCTACAGCGCCTATCGGCCCACGCCGACCAACGTGCTGGTCGCCGCCGCGGTCGACGCCCTGGGCAATCTCACCTCCATCTCGAACTGGGGGCCGATCCATGTCGACCTCGGCGCCTACGCTGGACCGGAAGGCGCCACGTCGTACTCGGCGGGCTACGCCTCGGGGGTCGCCGGGGTCGTGTCCAACCTGATGCCCGCCGGACGAACCGCCCGGAATGTGATCGACGTCCTCGACCAGACCGTGACGCCCCACGCGCAGTCCGTCGGCGCGTGGTCGAGCACCGGTGGAGTGTTGAACCCCGCCGCGGCCGTCGCGCGGGTGCTTCAGCCCCTCCAGACCGCCGCCGGCCCGGTCGCCATCGACGCCGGCGGCGGCGCGAGCGGGTCGTACCGTTCCGACGCCTATTTCAGCGGCGGGACGACCTACACAACCGCCTCGGCCGTCGATGTCGGCGGCGTCGACTCCCCGGCTCCCCAGCAGGTGTACCAGTCGGCCCGCCAGGGCGATTTCTCGTACACGATCGGCGGCCTCGTGGCGGGCGGGGCGTACGACGTCCGCCTCGACTTCGCCGAGCTGTCGGTCTCGGGCGCCGGCCAGCGGCTGTTCAACGTGTCGATCAACGGCGCGACGGCCCTGAACAACTTCGACGTCTTCGCCCAGGCCGGCGGCATGAACAAGGCCGTCGCCCGCGACTTCATCATCCGGGCCGACGCCTCGGGAACGATCCTGATCAGTTTCGCGTCGGTTCATGGAGGGGCCGAGGTGAACGGCATCGTGGTCTCGACCGCGACCGACCTCGCCCTCAAGAGTCCCGTCTTCTCGTCGACCATCGAAAACACGGCCTTCAACCCCCAGGCGGCCGTCGACGGCAACTCGACCACCCGATGGTCGAGCGGCCAGTGGATGCAAAACACCGGCACCGGCTGGATCACCGTCGACCTCGGCGACCTCTACAACATCGCCGACGTTTACATGAACTGGGAGAAAGCCTACGCGGTGAACTACGAGATCCAGGTCAGCCCCGACCTCGTCTCGTGGACCACCCTCCGCGCCGTGACCGGTCGCTCGGCGCCCGGAATCGACGACGAGGCGGGCCTCTCCGGCGTCGGCCGCTACGTGCGGATCTACTGCACCCAGACCAACGCCACCGACAACTACTCGCTCTACGACCTCAACGTCTACGGCACGCGTCTGAGCAACCTCGCGGCCGGCAAGCCCGCGACCAGCTCGACCGTCGAGAGCGCGGCCTATCTCCCCGCCAACGCCGTCGACTCCAACTCCACCACGCGCTGGTCGAGCGGCCAGTGGATGCAGAACACGCAGACCGGCTGGTTCGCCGTCGACCTCGGCGCCCTCTACAATCTCAGCGGCGTCCAACTCAACTGGGAGACCGCCTACGCGGTCGACTACCAGATCCAGGCGAGCACGAATGGGACCGACTGGACCACGCTGAAGACGATCACCGACAATGCGCAGAAGGGGATCGTGACGTTCGACGACCTCTCGGGCGTCGGCCGCTTCGTGCGGATCTACTGCACCCAGACCAACGCCACCGGCAACTACTCGCTCTACGACGTCAAGGTCTACGGAACGCCACTCACCGACCTGGCGGCGGGGAAGTCGGCGACGTCGTCAACACTCGAAGGCCCAGGCTTTGAGGCCTCCCGCGCCGTCGATTCCAATTCGACCACGCGCTGGTCGAGCGGCCAGTGGATGCAGAACACCCAGACCGGCTGGATCGCCGTCGACCTCGGCGCCCGGTGCAACATCGACGACGTCCGGCTCAACTGGGAGAAAGCCTACGCGGTCGACTACCAGATCCAGCTCAGCGACGACGGCGTGAACTGGACTACCATCCGCGCCGTGACCGGCCGGAGCGCCCCGGGGCTCGACGATCAATCCGGCCTGTCGGGCTCGGGCCGCTACATCCGGATCTATTGCACCAAGACGAACGCCACCGGCAACTACTCGCTTTACGACCTTCAGGTGTTCGGCGCTCCGGCCTCCTCCGTCACTCCACAAGCCGCCCTGTCGACGAGCCTTGCGGCTTCGCCGATCACGGCCCAGGGCCCAATCGCCGCCGGGAAACCTTCCACGATCAAGCGGTCGCCGGCCAACGGCTGGCTGCTTCAAGGCCGACCAAAACCCAACACCCCGCCACTCGCGCGGCTCGGACGCCCGTTCCCTGGCATCCCGAGTCGCAAGTCCGACCTATGATGAGGGATGGTTTCCGCCAGGGCTGTTCATCCACGGAGGCAGGATGGACAGCCCAAGCCCGGGTCGCTAGACTCCCTTAGCTGCCGGCGATCGCAGAACGCGTGCAAGGATGGCGCCGTGACTGTACAACAGGTAAACTCCAGGCCGCCTGAGCGTCAAACCGCTCCTCCACCCGCCTCTTCTTGTCGCATCTCCGGGCACCTCTCGGTGCTCGACGGGGTACGCGGCCTGGCGATCTTGCTCGTCTTGAGTTACCACTTCACCATGGGGATGACCGGCCAGGGCCTCGCCGCCCGGCTGTTCTTCAAGGCGACCTCCGTAGGCTGGTGCGGGGTTGATCTCTTCTTCGTTCTCTCCGGCTTCCTCATCACGGGCATCCTCTGCGACGCCAAGGGTTCGCCGCATCGATTCCGGAATTTCTATGCGCGGAGGGCGCTGCGGATTTTCCCCCTCTACTACGGAGTCCTGATCGGGGTCTTCGCCGGCCTGCCGCTGATCGCGACGACGACTGGAGGCTTCGACGGCGTCGAAGACGCCTACATTTGGCTCTGGTCGTATGGCACGAACATCCTCGTCGCGTTGCGCGGGGAGTGGTTCCCGCTCAGCCACTTCTGGACTCTGGCCGTCGAAGAGCATTTTTACATATTCTGGCCGGCGGTCGTGTTCCTGTGCGACCGCAAGACGGCAGTCCGAGTCTGCTTGGGGATGACCCTCCTCGCGCTGGTTGCGCGCGTCTGGCTCGTCAGTCAGGGCGCGGTCCTCGCCGCGTACTGCCTGACGGTTTGCCGGATGGACGCGCTGGCGATGGGCGGCCTCGTCGCCCTGGCTGCCCGGGGGCCGCGAGGGTTGGGAGTCTTGGCTCCGCATGCCAGGACGACTCTACTGCTCGGCGCGACTGCCCTGTCGGCCCTGGTCGGCTGGCGGTTCGGACTGGCGTTCCATGACCCGGTGATCCAGACGGTCGGCTATCTCGCGCTCGCCGTCTGCTTCGCCGCGTTCCTCGCCCTGGTCGTGGCGGCACCCGCCTCAAGCCCTCTCGCAATCGCCTGCAACCTCGCCCCGCTGCGATCCCTCGGCCGCTACAGTTATGGCCTTTACGTTTACAACTCCATTTTCATCCTTCTCGCCGAAGGTTCATCGCTGCTTCCCCGACTGGTCGCCTGGTCGGGATCGACGGCCGTGGGACGGCTCCTCTACGTCACACTCGCCGCGTCGTCCACGCTGGCCGTCGCTTGGCTCAGTTGGCATCTGCTGGAGAAGCCGTTTTTCAAGTTGAAGAGGCATTTCCCGAGCGGGTTGGATGCGAATAACCTCCATTCCCCAGACGACTCGGCCCGGACTCCAGGTTATGCTTCGGCCCCGCTTTGCCCTCTCAAAGCTTGACCGATTCGGCAGGCCGCCCGGATATCATCTCGCGGGCTTACGAGTCTCCACTCCAGGTTCAGGTGAACCGAATGCAGAACCTCGCGGTCAAGAACGTGATCATTGGCGCGGGCGCGATGGGCGCGGCGGCGGCTTACCACCTCGCCCGGCGCGGCGAAGAGGTCTGGCTGGTCGAGCAGTTCGCGCTCGGTCACGCGCGCGGCAGCTCGCACGGCGCGGCCCGGATCATCCGCCATTCGTACGCCGATCCCGATTACGCCCGGCTCATGCCCCTGGCCTACCGCGCCTGGCGCGAGCTTGAAGCCGACGCCGCCCTGCCCCTCTTCATCCGGACCGGCGGCGTCTCGTTCAATCCGTCGAGCGTATCATACGTCGAGCAGGTGGCCGAAAACCTCCAGGCGCTCGACGTCCCCCATCGCAGGATGTCGGGAAAGCTCTGGAACGAGGCCAACCCGGCTTTCGGTCTCCCCGCCGATTACGACGTCGTCTTCGAACCCGACGCCGGCATGCTCACCGCGTCGAAAGCCGTCGCGACCCAGATCGAGCTGGCCAGCCGGCTCTCGCCGAAGACGCGAGTCCTCCCCGAAACGCCGGTCCGGCGCATCGATCTCGACGGCTCCCGCCCGGTCGTGGTCACCGACGACCTGACGATCGAGGCCGAGCGGCTGATCGTCGCCGCTGGATCATGGGTCGGCCGGCTCCTGCCGGACCTGGCGTTACCCGTCCGGCCGACGCGGCAGCAGGTGCTCTACTTTCGGCCCGGCGACCGCGCGCCGTTCGAGATTGCTCGGTTCCCCGTCTTCATCTACATGGGCGAGAGCCCCGACCAGGCGTTCTACGGCATGCCCGACTTCCAGGGCCTGGGCGTCAAGGTCGCGCGTCACGGCGGCCCGGATGCCGATCCCGACAACCCCGACCCCGAGGTCGGCGAAGCCTACCGAGATCTCGTCCGCGATTTCCTCCGCGCCCACATCCCCGCGCTCGGCTCGGCCGATATCGGCCTCACCGAAGTCTGCCTCTACACCATCGCCCCCGGCGAGCGGTTCCTCGTCGACTTTCACCCCGCCCGCTCCGACGTCCTGATCGCCAGCCCATGCAGCGGCCACGGCTTCAAATTCTCCTGCCTCATCGGCCGCGTCCTCGCCGACCTCGCCGCCAACGGCGCGACCGACGTCCCCATCGACGCCTGGAAGCGCGTTTGAACGCGGACGCCCGCGCATTCCTCCAACGATATGGGTAACGGGTAGTAAACTCAGGATAGGGAACTCTCCCTCCGTGGGCTCCCCTGCGCTCTTTAACAATTCGGTCGCGGTAACAGGCCAGCACCAACCAAGGTCGTTCCAGAAAAAACGCGCAAACGAACCCAATCTCTCCAGGACTGGCCGGAGCCTCGCCTTCGCGTGATCCCCCCAGAAAGGCGCGCGAACGAACCCAATCCCCGGAGACGACCGAGGATCGCGTCCAAGCTCGAAAGCCGAGCTTTCAGCGCGAACGAAGCCAAATCGCCGATATCCTCTGATCTACAAATCAGCAAAGGCTTTACGACTCACAACAGGACTACCTGCGGGGCGCGAACGAACCCAATCGCGAGCTTCCCGCCGAACCATCGAATCCCGAATTTCTCGGCCGATCGAACCCATTTCCCCGGCCGTGTTCCGGCACGCTGTTCGAGGACACGCGGGCGGAAAACGGCGCGAACGAACCCAATCGACGGCTGGGGACGCGTCGTCCGGGAAATGCCTCGGGTGGCTGGGGAGGAGCGAAGCGACGCCCCAGGATGGACGCCCCGGCCCCCGCCTCTGTGGCATACTGCCACAGCCACCCACCGGTACGGTGTTCGAGGAGACGAGGGCTGAGAACGGCGCGAACGAACCCAATCGACGGGAGGGGGCGCGTCGTCCGGGAAATGCCGAGCAAAGCGGAAAGGCCGACGATGAGGCGCGGGGGATGCGGGGGCTCGCTCGCGCGGTTGCCGGCGGTCGGCGGTTTCTGCTACGCTTTACCGTTCAAAACTCCAACCCCTTCGACGTCAACCCTTAAGGCATGACACCGATGATCGACCCCCGGGTGGCCAGCGGGCTGCGAGACCTGCTCCCCGCCGAGATGATCCCCCGCGAGCGCATCCTGGCGACGTTCCGGCATACCTTCTCCTCGTACGGCTTCCTGCCGATCGAGACGCCGCATATCGAGCGGATGGAAGTCTTGACTGGCAAGGGCGCCGGGTCGGACGAGGTCTTGCGGCAGATCTTCGAGGTCACGAACAAGGGGGGGACGCCCGGCGAGCTGGCCTTGCGGTTCGACCTCACCGTCCCCCTGGCCCGGTTCGTCGCCAAGCACATCGAAGAGGTTGGCATCCCGTTCAAGCGGTACGCGATCGGGTCGGTGTTCCGAGGCGAGCGGCCGGCCAAGGGTCGGTTTCGCGAGTTCGTCCAGTGCGACTTCGACACGATCGGCACCGAGAGCGCCCTGGCCGACGCCGAGACGGCCCAGATCATCCACGAGTCCCTGAAGGCCGCCAAGGTCCCGCCGTTCACGATCACGCTCAACAACCGCAAGATCCTCGACGGCTTGCTCGAATCCCTCGACCTCGCGGGCAAGACGGGCGCGGTGCTGCGGTCGCTCGACAAGCTCGCCAAGATCGGCCGCGACGGCGTGGCCGCCGAACTGCAACGGTCAGACGTCGAGGGGAATTCGGGCCTTAGCAACGACCAGGCCGCCCGGATTCTCGACTTCGCCGAGACCGGTCGCGGCGGGGCCGAAGTCCTCAACGCAGCCGAGAACCGGCTGGGAACGCACCCGAAGGCCGCCGAGGGGATCGCCAACCTTCGCACGGTTTTCGACCTGCTTGACGCTGGCGGGGTCTCCTCGGATCGCCTGGCGATCGACTTGGGGCTGGCCCGGGGGCTCGACTACTACACGGGGATCGTCTACGAAACCACGGTCGACGGCTGGGAGAAGTTCGGCAGCATCGCCTCGGGGGGGCGGTACGACAACCTGGCGAGCCTGTTCATCTCGCGCCGGCTTCCCGGCGTCGGGGCGTCGATCGGGCTCGACCGGCTGATGGCCCTGATGGGCGAGGCCGGCTGCCTGGGCGGGACGACGGCGACGGCCCCGGTGCTGATCGCTAACTTCCCCGGCACCGACCCGGCCGTCGGCTTCCGGATGGCCGCCCAGCTTCGCAAGGCTGGCATCGGGGTTGAGATCTACCCCGAACCCGCACAGATCGGCAAGCAGATGGGATACGGGTCGAAACACGGGCACAAGCTGGCGATCATCGTCGGCCCCAACGAGGTCGCCGCCCAGGTCTTCAACATCCGCTACCTCGCCACCCGCCACGAAGATAAGGGGCTGGCCTGGTCGGTCCTCGAAGACTCGGTCCAGGGCGCCCTTCAGATTCTCGAACAAGAGGACTTGCGCTCATGACTGCGAGCCGATCGGCGGACGAGGCCCGGTCTCTCGCGAGTGCGGCGGAACAGCACGTCGGACTCGTGCGCGGGACGCGGGACTGGCTGCAACGCGACTACGCCCGGCTGGCCACGCTGGAACGACGGCTGCTCGACCAGTTCGCCCGCGCCGGCTATCGGCCGGTCCGGACGCCGGTGCTGGAGCTGTCGGACCTGCACGAGCGCAAGAGCGGCGCGGGGATCGTCGCCAAGCTGTTCGAGGTGTCGGGCGCGGGGACGGCCGGAATCAGCCTTCGCCCCGAGCTAACCGCCGGAATTGTAAGAGCTTACGTCGAATCCGGCGAGCCGGCTTCGCTCCCCTGGCGGGCGAGCATGGCGGGCCCGGTCTTCCGGTTCCTGCCTCCTGGCCGGATCCACGACCGCGAGTTCACCCAGGTCGGCGTCGAGCTGATCGGCGCCGGCGGCCCCGCGGCCGACGCCGAGGTGATCTGGCTGGCCGACTGGTCGCTGCGGGCGCTCGGGGTCGAGCGGCCGTCGATCCGGATCGGCCACGTCGGTCTGATCCTGGAGCTGCTGGGCCGGTCGGGCCTACCCGTCGCGGCGACCTCGGCCCTGATCGAATCGCTCAGCGAGGCCGCCAGCGAGGGCCAGGACGTGCGGTCCCTGGAATCGGCCCTCGACCGGCTCGCCGCCTGGCTGGGCTCGGGGCCGGCCGACGACGGCCGCGAAGCCTCCCCGACGACCGACACGGCCGACGAACCGGCCGTCGACCGCCTATTCCGGCACCTGGTGCCGGACGTCGCCGGCCGCCGCTCGGGCGCCGAGATCATCGGCCGGCTGAGGCGGAAGTGGGAGCTGGGCCACTCGCTCCACGACGCCCTCCAGAACGTCCGCGAACAGGTCCGCACCCTGGCCGACCTGCGCGGTCCGGCGGCCGAAGTTCTGGCCCGGCTCGATCGCGACTACGCCGCCCTGGCCCCCGCCTCGGTCGCCGCGATCCGCGAGCTGACCGTCCTGCTCGAACAGCACGGAGTCGACCTCGGCCGGGTCGAGCTCGACCTGGGCTTCGGGCGCGGGATCGGCTTCTATACCCAGATGATCTTCGAGGTCTCCGTGCCCACGCCCGACGGCCCCCTGGAAGTCTGCGGCGGCGGCCGGTACGACGGCCTCGCCCGCGTCCTGGGGAGCGACCGCGACGACCGAGGAGCGGGGTTCGCCTTCGGGCTCGAACGCCTCTACCAGGCCCTCGGGGCGTCCCGTACCGAAGCCGACGCCGCCCCCCCTTCCCGCGGCTATCTGGTGACGACCGCCGGCGCTCCGGGGGTCGACCGCGACGCCGCCGCCCTGGCCACGTTCCTCCGCGACCGCGTCGACCTGCCGATCGTATTGTCGGACCTCGGGTTCGACGAGGCGGTCCGCTACGCCCAGGAACTGGGCCTGGAGCATCTGGTGGTCGTCGAACCGACGATCGAGGTGTGGAACCTCGAGCACGGCGACGTCCGGTCGGTCAGCGGCGGAGAACTAGTCGAACAACTGCGGAGCCGGCTTTCGGTGGTCCGAGGAGACGCCCTATGAACGGCACGCAACGTGTTGATCCGATCCGCCTGGCGATGCCCTCGAAGGGGCATCTCTACGAGGGGATCATCGAGATCCTCAAGACCGCCGGCTACAAGGTCCGGCGCGTCAGCGACCGCCAGTACGAGGCGACGATCTCGGGCCAGCCCCGGTTCCACGTCGTCTTCATGCGGCCGACCGACATCGTGCTCCAGGTCCAGGAAGGCCGCTGCCACCTGGGGGTCACGGGGATGGACGTCTACGCCGAGCACGCCTTCGAGGCGCAGCAGGCGGTAGTGGTCGACCCTGACCTCGGCTACGGCGGCTGCCGCCTGGTGGTGGCGGTTCCCGAGAGCTGGGTCGACGTCGGCCACGTCCTCGACCTGGTCGACCTGACCAGCGAGTTCAAGTCGGCCGGCAAGACGTTCCGCGTCTCGACCAAGTACCCCGCGCTCGTCCGCCAGTACTTCCGCAAGTGGGGCATTTATTATTATCAGTTGATCAATTCCGAAGGCGCCCTGGAGCTTCACCCGAGCCTGGGCATCGCCGACGTGATCGTCGACTTGACCAGCTCGGGCGTCACGCTCAAGGACAACCGGCTGCGGGAAATCGCCGGTGGGATCGTGCTCGACTCGGCGGCCTGCCTAATCGGCCACGCGCCGAGCCTGGCGTCGCTGGCCGACGAGGGGGAGACCGGCCCCTTGGCCCTGTTGCTCGACGCCCTCGACGGCGTGCGACGGTCGGAAGGGCTGCTGCACCTGGAAGTGGTCGGCGGTCCGGCCGAGCCAGGTCCGGAGACGGCGGCGAAGGTCGCCGACTACCTCCGCGAGCAAGGCGCCCGGCACCTCGTCCGGGGCGAAGTCTGGGACGACCGGGGGCTCCCCGGTTGGCGAGTCACCGCGCTGGTCGCAGCCAAGAAGCTCACCGCCTGCCAGCGGGCCCTGCTCGGATTGGGCGCCAGCCGGATCGTCGGCCTCCCCGCCCAGTTCGTCTTCGACCGCGCCGCGGCCTCGACCTTCGACGACCTGAAAAAACGCCTCGCCGACGACGGAGGCGCGACCTCCTAACCGGGCTCCACGACCAGCGAGCCATGCCCATTGTTTGATAAGAGTAAAGCACCGGCGAGGGTTGCAGACATGCTCAGGCACCTGGAAGCTGAATGTCGCCAACCACTCGCCGGCGCTGTCTCACGAGATTCGGTTCGGGCCTCTCAGCCACGCGGCGAGGCCGCCAGAATGAATGGATCATGCCGGATTCTCCTGAAAACGGGAGACGAAGCCAGGATGAATCCCCCCCGCGACCGCGTCCCCGCTGGAACCGACGGAGAAAGAAATCGCGAGTCGGCGGTCGTCGAAAGCCTGGGCGATGAATCGATTGAGACGCACAAGCTTGTTGTTTCGATTCATAATGATGATCCGCCACCAAGGCAAAATCAACAATCAAACTCAAATCTTTAGTGAATTAATCCTTTTTAATTTCTCAAATCGACGATCGAAAGACCTCTGAAATACAAGCCGCCCCCGATCCTTCCTTGGCCGTCGTGGCCGAGGCGCATGCACCGGGGTTCCATTCACGGTGGGAGGACGTTCGATGCGGATCGCCGTATTCAGCACCAAGTCGTACGACCGGACGTTCCTTGAGGCCGCGGCCCAGGGGTCGGGGCACGAGCTTCGGTTCTTCGAAGCGCGGCAGACGCGGGACACCAGCGGCCTGGCGCGGGGGTTTCCGGCCGTCTGCATTTTCGTCAACGACGAGGCCGACGAGGCGACGCTGGAGGCGCTCGCCGAGGGAGGGACGAGGCTCGTGGCGTGCCGTTGCGCGGGGGTCAACCAGGTGGACCTGCGCGCCGCGAAGCGACTGGGGCTGACCGTCGCGCGGGTGCCGGCGTACTCGCCGCACGCCGTGGCCGAGTACGCCGTCGGCCTGATCCTCGCCCTCAACCGTCATATTCATCGGGCCTTCAACCGGGTCCGCGAGGGGAACTTCGCGCTCGACGGCCTGCTCGGCTTCGACCTCCACGGCAAGACGGCGGGCGTGGTCGGGACCGGGAAGATCGGAGCGATCGTCGCCAAGATCCTCGACGGCTTCGGCTGCCGCGTCCTGGCCTTCGATAAATACGTCAACCCGGGGTGTACGGCTCTCGGCGTCTCGTACGTCGGCCTCGACGAGCTGCTCGCGGCGTCGGACGTCGTCACCCTGCACTGCCCGTTGACCCCCGAGACCGACCGGCTGATCAACGCCGATGCCCTCGCGACGATGAAGCCGGGGGCGATGCTCGTGAACACCAGCCGGGGCGAGGTGATCGACACCGCCGCAGTGATCGACGCCCTCAAGTCCGGCCGCCTGGGCTACCTGGGCCTCGACGTTTACGAGGAGGAAGAGAACTTCTTCTTCGAGGACTTCTCCGACCGCGTGATCCAGGACGACGTGCTCGCGCGACTGCTGACGTTCCCCAACGTTCTCATCACCGGGCACCAGGCGTTTTTCACCCGCGAGGCGCTCGGGAACATCGCCGAAACCATGGTCGCCAGCTTCACGGCCTTCGAGCAAGGCCGGGAACTCCCCAACAAGGTCGAGCCTGAGCCGGCCGCGCCCGTCCGAGGCGAATCCTGAGCCTTCGGGCCGCCTCCGATTCAAGCCGCGAGCCCGGGAGGACGATCATTGTGTCGGACGCACTCCCACACATAAGGAAACTCACGGATGAGTTTAGCGATTTTGGCGGTCGTCGGGGCCTGGACGGCCGCCGGCGTCCCCTCGACCGACGCCTACCTCGGCCTGCCGGAATACAGTTTCCAGAGCGACGCCCGGGGGCCGTTCACCCCGTACTCGCCCCAGCCCGGCGACATCTTCCTGGCGACCGACCAGCGCCTCTGGTTCCGGATGGGCCACACGATCGCCGGAGCCAAGGGGATCCATCATTCGGGACTGATCTTCGCCAAGCCCGACGGCACCCTCGGCCTGATCGAAGCCGGTCCGTTCAAGAAGATGGACGTCAACATCATGGTCCCTCATGAGCACATGTCGAAGCACGTGGCAGTGGGCGACTCGGTCTGGATTCGCAGACGGCGGACTCCGCTGACGCCGGAGCAGTCGGCGCGGCTGACTGAGTTCGCGATGCGGCAGGATCGCAAGCCGTTCGCCGTGGCCCGATGGCTCGTGCAGGTGACGCCGCTGCGGGTCCGGGGGCCGTTCCGGACGTATTTCGTGGGCAAGCCCAACGGCGACCGCCCCCGCTGGTGGTGCTCGGAGCTGGTCACCGAGTGCTTCGTCCACGCGGGCGTCTTCGACGCCGAGACCTCCCGCCCCGCGGCGACCTACCCCAGCGACCTCTTCTTCGGCAAATCGTACAACCTGTACGTGAACTCGCACCTCGACCTCGAACCTGGCTGGGACCCGCCCGCCCGCTGGATTCCCGCAAGCGTGATGCCGAGCTTCCCCCCCGCTCCCAGCTCCAACTGAGCCGAAGAAACGAGGAAATCCGTCCGCGATCCCAACGTCATCGCGCGCCCGCCCGGATCGCCTCCATGGGGGCGAGTCGCGAGGCTTTCCAGGCGGGGTAGAGGCCGCCGATCGTCCCCATGACCACCGACAGCCCGAGGCCGATCGCGATCTGCTTGGGCGAAGCCGCGAGGTGCAGCCCGCCGGTCAGGAAGTGGTTCGCCACCGCCGCCGCGGCCAGCGTGATCAAACAGCCGAGCACGCCGGCCGCTAGCCCCAGGAAGGCACTTTCGGCCGTGATCAGCTTCAGGACGTCCTTGCGCGACCATCCGTTGGTCCGCAGAACGCCGAACTCGGCGAACCGCTCCATCGTGCTCATCAGCATCGTGTTCACGATCCCGACCACCCCCACCAGGAGCGCCAGGCTGACCACCAGCATCAGACCGTTGTTGATCTCGGTCATGATCGAGCCGAAGTTCGCCTGGAATTCCCGCATGTTGAGGGCGTCGACCCCCGGCACCGCGGCCTCAATGGCGCGGGCGACCTGGTCCATCTGGTCCGGCCGCTCGGCTTCGACGTAGAAACACGAAACCTGCCCCGGAGCCAGTCCCAGCAGCTTGCGGGCGATGCCGATGTCCATGACCAGGATGTCGTCGAACAGCATCGAGCCGGTGTCGTAAATCCCGACGATCTGGAACTCCATCTCGCCGATCCGGAGCGAGTCCCCCACCTGCTTGGGCTTGCCGGCCGCGTCAAGGTGACGCCCTGCGGTCTTGCGGCTGATCACCACGCGCGGCTGGTCGCGGTCGTCAAGGGTCAGGAACCGGCCCTGCTTGATCGACTTGGAGTAGACGCCGGTGCGCGACCGAAGGTGGGTCTCGATGTCCTGGCCGAGAACCGCGGCGGCGTCGAGGATGCTCTGCATCCGCTTGGTCTTCGACGTCCAGTTTTCGAGCTTGGTGAGGTTGCGGAACAGGCTGGTCCCCTCGATCGGCGGGGCGGCCTCCCAGACCTCGGCCGCGACGAGCCGGACCCCCGGCACCTGGCGGATCTTCTCTTCAAGGTCGGCCCGGAGGTGGCTGAAGATCGGCGCGGGGGCGTCTTCGCGCAGCACCAGCATCCCCTGGACCTGCCCCAGGGTCTCGCCGAGCAGGTTCCGCATGCCGGCCGACAGACTGATCAGGCCCAGGACGCCGACGATGGGGATCGAGAGCCCGACCAGGCCGAGCACCGTGCGCACCGGCCTCGTCCACAAATTCCGAAACGCAAACCTCAACATCCGCGCGCCCCGCCCTTCTCGTTCGCGAAGAATCGACCCGACGTCGCCATTGGAACCGATCGACGCCTCGGCCGCCACCTCGCCGCCCGAACCATCCGATTCC contains:
- a CDS encoding ATP phosphoribosyltransferase regulatory subunit; amino-acid sequence: MTASRSADEARSLASAAEQHVGLVRGTRDWLQRDYARLATLERRLLDQFARAGYRPVRTPVLELSDLHERKSGAGIVAKLFEVSGAGTAGISLRPELTAGIVRAYVESGEPASLPWRASMAGPVFRFLPPGRIHDREFTQVGVELIGAGGPAADAEVIWLADWSLRALGVERPSIRIGHVGLILELLGRSGLPVAATSALIESLSEAASEGQDVRSLESALDRLAAWLGSGPADDGREASPTTDTADEPAVDRLFRHLVPDVAGRRSGAEIIGRLRRKWELGHSLHDALQNVREQVRTLADLRGPAAEVLARLDRDYAALAPASVAAIRELTVLLEQHGVDLGRVELDLGFGRGIGFYTQMIFEVSVPTPDGPLEVCGGGRYDGLARVLGSDRDDRGAGFAFGLERLYQALGASRTEADAAPPSRGYLVTTAGAPGVDRDAAALATFLRDRVDLPIVLSDLGFDEAVRYAQELGLEHLVVVEPTIEVWNLEHGDVRSVSGGELVEQLRSRLSVVRGDAL
- the hisG gene encoding ATP phosphoribosyltransferase yields the protein MNGTQRVDPIRLAMPSKGHLYEGIIEILKTAGYKVRRVSDRQYEATISGQPRFHVVFMRPTDIVLQVQEGRCHLGVTGMDVYAEHAFEAQQAVVVDPDLGYGGCRLVVAVPESWVDVGHVLDLVDLTSEFKSAGKTFRVSTKYPALVRQYFRKWGIYYYQLINSEGALELHPSLGIADVIVDLTSSGVTLKDNRLREIAGGIVLDSAACLIGHAPSLASLADEGETGPLALLLDALDGVRRSEGLLHLEVVGGPAEPGPETAAKVADYLREQGARHLVRGEVWDDRGLPGWRVTALVAAKKLTACQRALLGLGASRIVGLPAQFVFDRAAASTFDDLKKRLADDGGATS
- a CDS encoding 2-hydroxyacid dehydrogenase codes for the protein MRIAVFSTKSYDRTFLEAAAQGSGHELRFFEARQTRDTSGLARGFPAVCIFVNDEADEATLEALAEGGTRLVACRCAGVNQVDLRAAKRLGLTVARVPAYSPHAVAEYAVGLILALNRHIHRAFNRVREGNFALDGLLGFDLHGKTAGVVGTGKIGAIVAKILDGFGCRVLAFDKYVNPGCTALGVSYVGLDELLAASDVVTLHCPLTPETDRLINADALATMKPGAMLVNTSRGEVIDTAAVIDALKSGRLGYLGLDVYEEEENFFFEDFSDRVIQDDVLARLLTFPNVLITGHQAFFTREALGNIAETMVASFTAFEQGRELPNKVEPEPAAPVRGES
- a CDS encoding ABC transporter permease, which produces MRTVLGLVGLSIPIVGVLGLISLSAGMRNLLGETLGQVQGMLVLREDAPAPIFSHLRADLEEKIRQVPGVRLVAAEVWEAAPPIEGTSLFRNLTKLENWTSKTKRMQSILDAAAVLGQDIETHLRSRTGVYSKSIKQGRFLTLDDRDQPRVVISRKTAGRHLDAAGKPKQVGDSLRIGEMEFQIVGIYDTGSMLFDDILVMDIGIARKLLGLAPGQVSCFYVEAERPDQMDQVARAIEAAVPGVDALNMREFQANFGSIMTEINNGLMLVVSLALLVGVVGIVNTMLMSTMERFAEFGVLRTNGWSRKDVLKLITAESAFLGLAAGVLGCLITLAAAAVANHFLTGGLHLAASPKQIAIGLGLSVVMGTIGGLYPAWKASRLAPMEAIRAGAR